A genomic stretch from Thauera sp. GDN1 includes:
- the sufU gene encoding Fe-S cluster assembly sulfur transfer protein SufU has product MNDMQDSLRELYQEVIFDHNRNPRNYRPLPAASHHADGHNPLCGDQLTVYLQVEDGIVREASFVGHGCAISTASASLMTEAVRGKPVEEVEALFRDVHALLTGTQDAAAPARDFGKLQVLAGVKEFPVRVKCATLAWHTLHNALSGEHETAHTE; this is encoded by the coding sequence ATGAACGACATGCAGGATTCGCTGCGCGAGCTGTACCAGGAAGTGATCTTCGATCACAACCGCAACCCGCGGAACTACCGCCCGCTGCCCGCCGCCAGCCACCACGCCGACGGCCACAACCCATTGTGCGGCGACCAGCTCACCGTGTATCTGCAGGTCGAGGACGGCATCGTGCGCGAGGCGAGCTTCGTCGGCCACGGCTGCGCGATCTCCACCGCCTCGGCCTCGCTGATGACCGAGGCGGTCAGGGGCAAGCCGGTCGAGGAGGTCGAGGCCCTGTTCCGCGACGTGCACGCGCTGCTCACCGGCACCCAGGACGCCGCAGCGCCGGCGCGCGACTTCGGCAAGCTGCAGGTGCTCGCCGGGGTGAAGGAATTCCCGGTGCGGGTGAAGTGCGCGACGCTCGCCTGGCACACGCTGCACAACGCACTGAGCGGCGAGCACGAGACCGCCCACACCGAATAG
- a CDS encoding cysteine desulfurase yields the protein MDAPLLDLAADFPILARPVNGRRLAYLDNGATTQKPAAVIEAEARFYRESNANIHRGVHWLSQHATALYDDARATVQRFLNAASVDEIVFTRGTTEAINLVAQSWGRPRLSAGDEILLSTMEHHSNIVPWQLVCEQTGAVLKVIPVSDEGELDMEAFEGLLGERTRLLAITHVSNALGTVNPVAEMTRRAHEVGAVVLVDGAQAVAHQAVDVQAIGCDFYAFSGHKLYAPTGIGALYGRAELLRHMPPWQGGGDMIRTVAFDKTTFAPPPQRFEAGTPNIAGAIGLAAAIDYVQGVGMDRIQAHEHALLEYGTRALQAIPGVRLVGTARDKAGILSFLVDGIHPHDLGTILDAEGVAIRAGHHCAMPLMTRFGIPGTARASLALYNCEADIDALVAAIHKAQDLFGTRRGTGRGA from the coding sequence ATGGATGCACCGCTCCTGGACCTCGCGGCCGACTTTCCGATCCTGGCGCGGCCGGTGAACGGCCGCCGCCTGGCCTATCTCGACAACGGCGCCACCACGCAGAAGCCGGCGGCGGTGATCGAGGCCGAGGCGCGCTTCTACCGCGAGTCCAACGCCAACATCCACCGCGGCGTGCACTGGCTGTCGCAACACGCCACCGCGCTCTACGACGACGCGCGCGCCACCGTGCAGCGCTTCCTCAATGCCGCGAGCGTCGACGAGATCGTGTTCACCCGCGGCACCACCGAGGCGATCAACCTGGTGGCGCAGAGCTGGGGCCGGCCGCGGCTCAGCGCCGGCGACGAGATCCTGCTGAGCACGATGGAACACCACTCCAACATCGTGCCCTGGCAGCTGGTGTGCGAGCAGACCGGCGCGGTGCTCAAGGTGATCCCGGTGAGCGACGAGGGCGAGCTCGACATGGAAGCCTTCGAAGGCCTGCTCGGCGAGCGCACCCGGCTGCTGGCGATCACCCACGTCTCCAACGCGCTCGGCACGGTGAATCCGGTGGCCGAGATGACCCGGCGCGCGCACGAGGTCGGCGCGGTGGTGCTGGTCGACGGCGCGCAGGCGGTCGCCCACCAGGCGGTCGACGTGCAGGCGATCGGCTGCGACTTCTACGCCTTCTCCGGCCACAAGCTCTATGCCCCGACCGGCATCGGCGCACTCTACGGCCGCGCCGAGCTGCTGCGCCACATGCCGCCCTGGCAGGGCGGCGGCGACATGATCCGCACCGTGGCCTTCGACAAGACCACCTTCGCCCCGCCGCCGCAGCGCTTCGAAGCCGGCACGCCCAACATCGCCGGCGCGATCGGCCTGGCGGCGGCGATCGACTACGTGCAGGGCGTGGGCATGGACCGCATCCAGGCCCACGAGCACGCACTGCTCGAATACGGCACCCGCGCGCTGCAGGCCATCCCCGGCGTACGCCTGGTCGGCACCGCGCGCGACAAGGCCGGCATCCTGTCCTTCCTGGTCGACGGCATCCACCCGCACGACCTCGGCACCATCCTCGACGCCGAAGGCGTGGCGATCCGCGCCGGCCACCACTGCGCGATGCCGCTGATGACGCGCTTCGGCATCCCGGGCACGGCGCGCGCCTCGCTCGCGCTGTACAACTGCGAGGCCGACATCGACGCGCTGGTCGCGGCCATCCACAAGGCCCAGGACCTGTTCGGCACCCGCCGCGGCACAGGGAGAGGCGCATGA
- the sufD gene encoding Fe-S cluster assembly protein SufD — MSATDFWLARQRDTAAGLPGAQLPWLARLRADAIARFADEGWPTMRRENWRHTSLAFMEQQALGVREAAAPEAIVADLRARYRAAQSPENTRAEDTVVARLPANDDARPADGHWLVFVDGRFAPALSAIGSLPSGVRVGSLADALAETPDAVEAAFGTAADGEAPQALNTAFAADGAWIRLARGSVVEAPIHLVFIAARAADQHLRNLIVSEAGAQATIVEHYPAGAAGSTLTTAVTRILAAQDSHLVHLKLQEEAPEAIHLAALSAEQARGAVFASHSLSFGARLARNDIRTRLDGEGAEALLNGLYHADGRRHVDHHTRIDHARPQGTSREFYRGLLDGSARGVFTGRILVAQDAQRTDAMQRCDNLLLSRLAEADARPELEIYADDVKCAHGATVGQLDEDALFYLRSRGIDSAHARQLLTYAFAAEVLERIAHTPLRALGRAALLERLPGGTRLEELL; from the coding sequence GCGGCGCGAGAACTGGCGCCACACCTCGCTCGCCTTCATGGAGCAGCAGGCACTGGGGGTACGCGAGGCGGCAGCGCCCGAGGCAATCGTGGCCGACCTGCGTGCGCGCTACCGGGCGGCGCAATCACCGGAGAACACTCGGGCGGAGGACACCGTGGTAGCGCGCTTGCCCGCCAACGACGACGCCCGTCCCGCCGACGGCCACTGGCTCGTCTTCGTCGACGGCCGCTTTGCCCCGGCGCTCTCGGCAATTGGCAGCCTGCCTTCCGGCGTGCGGGTCGGCAGCCTCGCCGACGCCCTCGCCGAGACCCCCGATGCGGTCGAGGCGGCCTTCGGCACGGCTGCGGACGGCGAAGCCCCCCAGGCGCTCAACACCGCCTTCGCCGCGGACGGCGCCTGGATCCGCCTGGCGCGCGGCAGCGTGGTCGAGGCGCCGATCCATCTCGTCTTCATCGCGGCGCGCGCTGCCGACCAGCACCTGCGCAACCTGATCGTGTCCGAGGCCGGCGCACAGGCGACCATCGTCGAGCACTACCCGGCCGGCGCCGCGGGCAGCACGCTGACCACCGCGGTCACCCGCATCCTCGCCGCACAGGACAGCCACCTCGTGCACCTGAAGCTGCAGGAGGAAGCGCCCGAGGCCATCCATCTCGCCGCCCTCTCGGCCGAGCAGGCGCGCGGCGCCGTGTTCGCCTCGCACTCGCTGTCCTTCGGCGCGCGCCTGGCGCGCAACGACATCCGCACCCGGCTCGACGGCGAAGGCGCCGAGGCGCTGTTGAACGGTCTTTATCACGCCGACGGCCGCCGCCATGTCGACCACCACACCCGCATCGACCACGCCCGCCCGCAGGGTACCAGCCGCGAGTTCTACCGCGGCCTGCTCGACGGCAGCGCGCGCGGCGTATTCACCGGCCGCATCCTGGTCGCCCAGGACGCCCAGCGCACCGACGCCATGCAGCGCTGCGACAACCTGCTGCTGTCCAGGCTGGCCGAAGCGGACGCCCGCCCCGAGCTGGAGATCTACGCCGACGACGTCAAGTGCGCGCACGGCGCCACCGTGGGCCAGCTCGACGAGGACGCCCTCTTCTACCTGCGCAGCCGCGGCATCGACAGCGCGCACGCGCGCCAGCTGCTGACCTACGCCTTCGCCGCCGAGGTGCTCGAGCGCATCGCCCACACCCCGCTGCGTGCGCTCGGCCGCGCCGCCCTGCTCGAACGCCTGCCCGGCGGCACCCGACTGGAGGAACTGCTGTGA